From Pan paniscus chromosome 9, NHGRI_mPanPan1-v2.0_pri, whole genome shotgun sequence, the proteins below share one genomic window:
- the LOC129393440 gene encoding E3 ubiquitin-protein ligase TRIM48-like yields MNTVKRRNYSYHLSPHIQKLFINPDPKMTCCSFFLRNMNSGISQVFQRELTCPICLNYFIDPVTIDCGHSFCRPCFYLNWQDIPILTQCFECLKTTQQRNLKTNIRLKKMASRARKASLWLFLSSEEQMCGTHRETKKIFCEVDRSLLCLLCSSSQEHRYHRHCPAEWAAEEHREKLLKKMQSLWEKACENQRKLNVETTRISHWKAFGDILYRSESVLLHMPQPLNLELRAGPITGLRDRLNQFRVDITLPHNEANSHIFRCGDLRSICIGCDRQNAPHITATPTSFLAWGAQTFTSGKYYWEVHVGDSWNWAFGVCNKYWKGMNQNGNIHGEEGLFSLGCVKNDIQCSLFTTSPLTLQYVPRPTNHVGLFLDCEARTVSFVDVNQSSPIYTIPNCSFSPPLRPIFCCIHL; encoded by the exons ATGAACACTGTCAAGAGAAGAAACTATAGCTATCATTTATCTCCACATATTCAGAAGCTTTTCATCAACCCAGACCCCAAAATGACATGTTGCTCTTTCTTCCTCAGAAACATGAATTCTGGAATCTCGCAAGTCTTCCAGAGGGAACTCACCTGCCCCATCTGCCTGAACTACTTCATAGACCCAGTCACCATAGACTGTGGGCACAGCTTTTGCAGGCCCTGTTTCTACCTCAACTGGCAAGACATCCCAATTCTTACTCAGTGCTTTGAATGCCTAAAGACAACACAGCAGAGAAACCTCAAAACTAACATTCGATTGAAGAAGATGGCTTCCCGTGCCAGAAAAGCCAGTCTCTGGCTATTCCTGAGCTCTGAGGAGCAAATGTGTGGCACTCACAGGGAGACAAAGAAGATATTCTGTGAAGTGGACAGGAGCCTGCTCTGTTTGCTGTGCTCCAGCTCTCAGGAGCACCGGTATCACAGACACTGTCCCGCTGAGTGGGCTGCTGAGGAACACCGG GAGaagcttttaaagaaaatgcagtcTTTATGGGAAAAAGCTTGTGAAAATCAGAGAAAGCTAAACGTGGAAACCACCAGAATCAGCCACTGGAAG gcttTTGGAGACATATTATACAG GAGTGAGTCCGTGCTGCTGCACATGCCCCAGCCTCTGAATCTAGAGCTCAGGGCAGGGCCCATCACTGGACTGAGGGACAGGCTCAACCAATTCCGAG TGGATATTACTCTGCCTCATAATGAAGCCAACAGTCATATCTTCCGATGTGGAGATTTGAGAAGCATTTGTATTGGATGTGACCGTCAAAATGCGCCCCATATCACTGCAACACCTACAAGTTTTCTTGCGTGGGGTGCTCAGACTTTCACCTCCGGCAAATATTACTGGGAGGTCCATGTGGGGGACTCTTGGAATTGGGCCTTTGGTGTCTGTAATAAGTATTGGAAAGGGATGAATCAGAATGGCAATATACATGGAGAGGAGGGACTCTTTAGTCTTGGGTGTGTTAAGAATGACATTCAGTGCAGCCTCTTTACCACCTCCCCACTTACACTGCAGTATGTCCCAAGACCTACCAACCATGTAGGACTATTCCTGGATTGTGAAGCTAGAACTGTGAGCTTCGTTGATGTTAATCAAAGCTCCCCTATATACACCATCCCTAATTGCTCCTTCTCACCTCCTCTCAGGCCTATCTTTTGCTGTATTCACCTCTGA